A genomic segment from Syntrophotalea acetylenivorans encodes:
- a CDS encoding integrase core domain-containing protein yields the protein MVMHKRIRLTPHDRQKIWQLWQTGEYKVSRLAEVFRVSRPTIYKTLARARKQEFVPRRSVNDRFRSLKYGLKRLAKVERELEKKRKREARRYNKSYPGELVHFDSKRLPLIKGEDQTLPREYLFVAIDDFSRELYAGIFPDKTQYSSEIFLRQIADECPYTIECTYSDNGKEFKGTNEHAFVKTCSELGIGQKFTRINRPQTNGKAERVIRTIMEMWHQQETFQNRKNRQISLLRFINFYNTVKPHKGIDNMTPYEKLLEHFYGEKQ from the coding sequence ATGGTCATGCACAAACGCATACGGTTAACGCCCCATGACCGTCAGAAGATCTGGCAGTTATGGCAGACAGGCGAATACAAAGTGAGTCGCTTGGCAGAAGTTTTTCGAGTTTCCCGACCGACGATCTACAAAACACTTGCCAGGGCCAGGAAGCAGGAATTTGTTCCGCGACGCAGCGTTAACGATCGCTTTCGAAGTCTTAAATATGGCCTAAAGCGTCTGGCCAAGGTCGAGCGTGAACTGGAAAAAAAGCGCAAACGTGAAGCTAGGCGCTACAACAAGTCGTATCCGGGAGAGCTGGTTCATTTCGACAGCAAGCGTCTCCCGTTGATCAAAGGCGAAGATCAGACACTGCCCAGAGAGTATCTGTTTGTCGCCATAGATGACTTTTCCCGGGAACTCTATGCTGGGATCTTCCCGGATAAGACACAATACAGTTCTGAGATTTTCCTGCGTCAGATTGCTGATGAGTGCCCTTACACCATCGAATGCACGTATTCAGACAACGGCAAAGAGTTCAAAGGCACCAACGAACACGCTTTTGTGAAAACCTGCTCCGAACTGGGTATTGGTCAAAAGTTCACGCGAATCAATCGACCTCAGACCAACGGTAAAGCCGAGCGCGTGATCCGTACCATCATGGAAATGTGGCACCAGCAGGAGACATTTCAGAACCGGAAAAATAGACAAATCAGCCTGCTGCGCTTCATCAATTTCTACAACACGGTCAAGCCACATAAGGGCATTGACAATATGACGCCATATGAAAAGTTGCTCGAACATTTCTATGGCGAAAAGCAGTAA
- the cmoA gene encoding carboxy-S-adenosyl-L-methionine synthase CmoA gives MAKDDIYTGSRGPAPFEFNEQVASVFDDMITRSVPGYGELSGRLAQLAGHFYRPGSTIYDLGCSTGNFGMQLCEEMAGSDFHMLALDNSQPMLDIYAQRLAGVSPKGAIELICGDICSQPLQEASVVVITLTLQFLPQGERQALIDRIYRALRPGGVLLLTEKVVHPDPALDALQQDFYYRFKRERGYSELEISQKREALEDVLIPETIEAHEARLRQAGFRQLDLWFKWFNFASFLACKELV, from the coding sequence ATGGCCAAAGATGACATCTATACCGGCTCACGGGGGCCGGCCCCTTTTGAGTTTAACGAACAGGTAGCGTCCGTGTTTGACGATATGATCACCCGCTCAGTGCCCGGTTATGGGGAACTGAGCGGCCGCTTGGCACAATTGGCAGGCCACTTTTACCGTCCCGGCAGCACTATCTACGATCTCGGTTGTTCCACCGGAAATTTCGGCATGCAGTTGTGTGAAGAAATGGCCGGTAGTGATTTCCATATGCTGGCTCTGGATAATTCCCAGCCGATGCTGGATATCTATGCGCAGCGCCTGGCGGGGGTGTCGCCCAAGGGGGCCATCGAGTTGATTTGTGGCGATATCTGTAGCCAGCCGTTACAGGAGGCTTCGGTGGTGGTTATCACCCTGACCTTGCAGTTTTTGCCGCAGGGGGAGCGGCAAGCATTGATTGACAGAATCTACCGGGCTTTGCGTCCCGGCGGCGTGCTGTTATTGACGGAAAAGGTGGTGCATCCCGACCCGGCACTGGACGCCCTGCAGCAGGACTTTTACTACCGATTCAAGCGGGAACGGGGTTATTCCGAGCTGGAGATCAGCCAGAAACGAGAGGCCCTGGAAGACGTTCTTATCCCGGAGACCATTGAGGCCCATGAGGCGCGCCTGCGCCAGGCCGGCTTTCGGCAACTCGATCTGTGGTTCAAGTGGTTCAATTTCGCCTCTTTTCTGGCCTGCAAGGAGCTTGTCTGA